A region from the Hippoglossus hippoglossus isolate fHipHip1 chromosome 16, fHipHip1.pri, whole genome shotgun sequence genome encodes:
- the si:ch211-107n13.1 gene encoding LOW QUALITY PROTEIN: protein FAM110C (The sequence of the model RefSeq protein was modified relative to this genomic sequence to represent the inferred CDS: inserted 2 bases in 2 codons; deleted 2 bases in 2 codons) — MKPLTPIGSPSPLRLLNKGPDYLRRQIDGGGHGRSISAVERLEADKAKYVKSQQVINTKQEPVLSPCATPPPAAHRRGVANPGSLTPHLPPALFIQHPFSTLSRSFTSRDENENDDSRKENRRTSLDTETRNRSNVTKVMPPSPRTPGNNTFVAPHSAPVLRRSTGKRMMRPDSLLIYRQKXECKSPSGAAVGENNNVEVKGYSFVRRLFQGSMREKSSGGEGRIQKMVIGEEKAPSRDGDSRMSWTNDKDTVDGGPGSRRSSKTDQERSPGSIPSPGFSCTLEWTKDGFSNSASEEINNGVTNGNHSTDHDDENDPWKRASPPPAPRRRFGQLHRSKSDMRLRCSVALSEQEHFFDFCGLDIDMIERLGRENFLSGASSIDTLSLALRSCGGSEPSEFSRHSGDGLFQEELAEQVPTGVSIIERNARVXKWLYGCKNAAREGPKESTV, encoded by the exons ATGAAACCCCTAACACCGATTGGATCCCCCTCTCCGCTGAGGCTCCTCAACAAGGGTCCGGACTACCTGCGCCGGCAGATTGACGGCGGTGGTCATGGTCGCTCGATCAGCGCGGTGGAGAGGCTGGAGGCGGACAAAGCCAAATATGTGAAGAGCCAGCAGGTGATCAACACTAAGCAGGAGCCCGTGCTGTCTCCCTGTGCGACGCCGCCACCCGCAGCCCACCGGCGAGGTGTTGCC AACCCCGGGAGCCTGACCCCTCATCTTCCCCCCGCGTTGTTCATCCAACACCCCTTCTCCACACTCTCACGCTCCTTCACCTCAcgagatgaaaatgaaaacgaTGACTCCAGAAAGGAGAACAGACGGACTTCTCTCGACACTGAGACACGTAACAGGAGCAATGTGACCAAAGTGATGCCTCCAAGCCCCAGGACACCGGGGAATAACACCTTCGTAGCACCACACAGCGCCCCGGTGCTCAGAAGAAGCACTGGCAAGCGCATGATGAGGCCCGACTCGCTCCTCATCTACCGGCAAA AAGAGTGCAAAAGCCCCAGTGGTGCGGCAGTGGGAGAGAACAATAACGTGGAAGTGAAGGGATACAGTTTTGTCCGGCGCCTCTTTCAGGGCTCCATGAGGGAAAAGAGTAGCGGAGGTGAAGGCAGAATTCAGAAAATGGTGATCGGTGAAGAAAAAGCACCATCACGCGATGGAGACTCCCGCATGTCTTGGACCAATGACAAAGACACAGTGGATGGTGGACCCGGGAGCCGGAGGTCGAGTAAAACGGACCAAGAACGCAGCCCGGGCTCGATCCCTAGTCCTGGGTTCAGCTGCACACTTGAATGGACTAAGGATGGATTTTCAAATAGTGCCAGTGAGGAGATAAACAACGGCGTCACCAATGGAAACCACTCAACCGACCATGATGACGAGAATGACCCGTGGAAGCGGGCGTCTCCGCCACCAGCCCCCAGGAGGAGGTTTGGGCAGTTGCATCGCTCCAAGTCGGACATGCGTCTGCGCTGCTCTGTGGCGTTATCGGAGCAGGAGCATTTCTTTGACTTCTGCGGGCTGGATATCGACATGATCGAGCGTCTGGGTCGGGAGAACTTCCTCTCCGGGGCCAGCTCCATAGACACACTCTCATTGGCCCTCCGCAGCTGCGGCGGCTCGGAGCCCAGCGAGTTCTCCCGACACTCGGGAGACGGCCTGTTCCAGGAGGAGCTGGCTGAGCAGGTTCCCACC GGTGTGTCGATCATCGAGAGAAACGCTCGGG ATAAGTGGCTTTATGGCTGCAAGAACGCTGCTAGAGAGGGACCCAAAGAGTCGACTGTTTAG